The genomic region CTCGTGGTGCGCGGCCGGCCCCTCGGCGTGCGGCTGGAGCCCGGGCGGGGATCCCGCCGCCGCCTTCCGGGCCCTTCTCGCCTCCGCCCGCCGGCGGCCGCTGCCCGCGGGAGGGAGCCGGCAGATGGGATCGGGCGAGATCTACGAGGCGGTGGAAGGGGTCATGTACTCCCCGTCGCGCTGGCCCTCGCTGGGCCGGGCGCTGGGCGCCGCCGCCGCCGGCAACGGGGCGCCGGTCGTGGCGCTGTCCGACGGCTACCTGAACCACGGCGGCCCCAACGGGGCCGACGCCTTCGAGGCCGTCACCTGCGCCGACCATCCCGCCCCGACCGACCCGGCCGCCTACCCGGCCCTGGCCGCCCGGCTCGCCGGACCGGCCCCGGTGTTCGGGCCCGTGTTCGCGTGGGGGGAGCTGACCTGCGGGCTGTGGCCGGAGCCCCCGACCGGACGCCCCCATCCGGTCCGGGCGGCGGGCTCGCCGCCGATCCTCGTGGTGGGAACGACCTCCGACCCGGTGACCCCG from Acidimicrobiales bacterium harbors:
- a CDS encoding alpha/beta hydrolase; its protein translation is GLLAHAGTREGVEDLDRLRAALGDERLTFFGHSYGTYLGALYADAYPQRVRAVVLDGALDPSLDLTQEVEAQAVGFDRVLGQFLSWCAAGPSACGWSPGGDPAAAFRALLASARRRPLPAGGSRQMGSGEIYEAVEGVMYSPSRWPSLGRALGAAAAGNGAPVVALSDGYLNHGGPNGADAFEAVTCADHPAPTDPAAYPALAARLAGPAPVFGPVFAWGELTCGLWPEPPTGRPHPVRAAGSPPILVVGTTSDPVTPAAWARSLAAQLQHGVLLMRQGQDHVAYFYSACVRNRVDGYLLSGTTPPPGTLCAT